One Palaemon carinicauda isolate YSFRI2023 chromosome 4, ASM3689809v2, whole genome shotgun sequence DNA segment encodes these proteins:
- the LOC137639647 gene encoding piggyBac transposable element-derived protein 4-like codes for LSPVEMRSRKRRRGPLCPAEGVALKRLPDNSYMARDNTKWHSEPNPTMPPILKIDQFDSAGPTMAVFGCRTPAEVFDKFLTNIMLAEVVIHTNDKILTLRNKYKRQNDPTFKDLTLMELRAFLGILIMTGARKDNHLTAEEMFSKSLGCPFYKTIMSERRFAFIQRALRFVSIATREERVTHDKFAPIRNFWDQVIANCIANYEPSGHLTVDEQLLGFRGRCRFRMYIPNKPAKYGIKLVMACDADTFYMCNAIPYLGKGTTNTSTPLGEYFTLELTRPFRKAGRIVTTDNWFTSLPLAKALRERGMHLVGTIRPKPYLPTVLLSTPMELGESVATYNYKDKVTVLCQRVKPTKRIQILSTVHHNPTVIEDHKSHMHNLAVLLISAIFLRQVVHTGL; via the exons cttagtcccgtggagatgaggagtaggaaaaggaggagaggacctctttgccctgcagaaggtgtggcattgaagagattgccggataactcttacatggctagggacaacacgaagtggcactcagagccaaacccaacaatgccaccaatcttgaagattgaccagtttgacagtgccggtcctaccatggctgtcttcgggtgtaggactcctgctgaagtgtttgacaaatttttgacaaatataatgcttgcagaagtggtcatccacaccaatgacaaaatcctaaccctacggaacaaatacaagcggcaaaacgaccccaccttcaaggatttgaccctcatggagttacgtgccttccttgggatcctcatcatgacaggggcacggAAGGACAATCATCTGACAGCGGAAGAGATGTTCTCTAAGTCTCTAGGATGTCCCTTCTACAAGACCATCATGAGTGAGCGCCGCTTCGCCTTTATTCAGAGGGCCCTACGTTTTGTCAGCATTGCCACGAGGGAGGAGCGTGTGACACATGACAAATTTGCTCCCATAAGGAATTTTTGGGACCAGGTCATTGCCAATTGCATTGCCAACTATGAACCCAGTGGGCATCTCactgtggatgagcagctcctcggcttcaggggacggtgccgtttcaggatgtacatcccgaataaaccagcaaa gtatggcatcaagttagttatggcatgtgatgcagacacgttctacatgtgcaatgccattccctacctgggcaagggaactaccaatacaagtacgcccttgggagaatacttcacgttggagctaacccgacccttcaggaaggctgggcgtattgttacgacggacaactggtttacttccctgccactagccaaggctctccgtgaacgtgggatgcatttagttggtactattcgtccaaaaccgtacctgcctactgtgttgctgtcaacgcccatggaattaggcgaatctgttgccacgtataattacaaggacaaggtcaccgttttgtgccaacgtgtcaagccgacgaaaaggatccagattctttccacagttcatcacaatcccacagttattgaggatcataaaagtcacatgcata atctggcagttttgctgatatcAGCGATTTTTTTACGTCAAGTTGTGCACACAGGACTCTAG